One window of the Bos mutus isolate GX-2022 chromosome X, NWIPB_WYAK_1.1, whole genome shotgun sequence genome contains the following:
- the CCDC160 gene encoding coiled-coil domain-containing protein 160 isoform X2 → MDARRKHWKENKFAPLFSAQDIPNEAAQLESSSEQMPLDKIKRMEIIFNLSSRKFREENKFKRKEFISQPNENEQESNLIERKINISKTEADTNSVSCESSNLDIATEESFNSTEELPTWVIKELSTPPQKDKKKKFTEGMSSKLRLNLLNEELEVLDMKCKKIEEEFESAEKELLNSKKEVSTKPLNFQEAEVETSKTDWELQALRNDLSEKATNVKNLTEELQQAKEVIHKLSLENKDLKETVRKLKRQTEVGNAFLKEEMKLYYELEMEKIRGELTAIKNELRTEKTLQARNNRALELLRKHFASVMPSGTSDNFMGDFFRT, encoded by the coding sequence ATGGATGCTAGGAGAAAACACTGGAAGGAGAATAAGTTTGCTCCTCTTTTCAGTGCACAGGATATTCCAAACGAAGCTGCTCAGCTTGAATCTTCTTCTGAACAAATGCCTTTAGATAAGATCAAGagaatggaaataatatttaatttgtcTAGTAGAAAGTTtcgagaagaaaataaatttaaaaggaaagaatttatttccCAACCAAATGAAAATGAGCAAGAATCAAATTTAatagagagaaagataaacatttcAAAGACTGAGGCAGACACAAATTCTGTCTCCTGTGAGTCATCTAATTTAGACATTGCAACTGAAGAAAGCTTTAATAGCACAGAAGAGCTTCCTACCTGGGTTATAAAGGAGTTATCAACTCCAccacaaaaagacaagaaaaagaaattcactgaAGGAATGTCTTCAAAACTTCGCCTGAATCTTTTGAATGAAGAGCTGGAAGTGCTTgatatgaaatgcaaaaaaattgaagaggaatttGAAAGTGCAGAAAAAGAACTTTTGAACTCCAAAAAAGAAGTCTCCACAAAACCCCTAAATTTTCAAGAAGCAGAGGTGGAAACCTCCAAGACAGACTGGGAGCTTCAAGCTTTAAGAAATGACCTCTCTGAAAAAGCAACAAATGTTAAAAACTTAACTGAAGAGCTCCAGCAAGCCAAAGAGGTCATCCACAAGTTGAGCCTTGAGAACAAGGATTTAAAAGAAACTGTTAGGAAGTTAAAGCGGCAGACTGAGGTCGGAAATGCATtcctaaaagaagaaatgaaattgtattatgaattagaaatggaaaagatcCGTGGAGAGCTCACTGCCATCAAGAATGAACTGAGAACAGAGAAGACCCTACAAGCAAGAAATAACAGAGCCCTGGAGTTGCTTAGGAAACACTTTGCTTCTGTAATGCCATCAGGTACCTCTGACAACTTTATGGGGGATTtttttagaacttaa
- the CCDC160 gene encoding coiled-coil domain-containing protein 160 isoform X1: protein MLQWQILELEEVPEEMDARRKHWKENKFAPLFSAQDIPNEAAQLESSSEQMPLDKIKRMEIIFNLSSRKFREENKFKRKEFISQPNENEQESNLIERKINISKTEADTNSVSCESSNLDIATEESFNSTEELPTWVIKELSTPPQKDKKKKFTEGMSSKLRLNLLNEELEVLDMKCKKIEEEFESAEKELLNSKKEVSTKPLNFQEAEVETSKTDWELQALRNDLSEKATNVKNLTEELQQAKEVIHKLSLENKDLKETVRKLKRQTEVGNAFLKEEMKLYYELEMEKIRGELTAIKNELRTEKTLQARNNRALELLRKHFASVMPSGTSDNFMGDFFRT from the coding sequence gaaTTGGAAGAGGTACCTGAAGAAATGGATGCTAGGAGAAAACACTGGAAGGAGAATAAGTTTGCTCCTCTTTTCAGTGCACAGGATATTCCAAACGAAGCTGCTCAGCTTGAATCTTCTTCTGAACAAATGCCTTTAGATAAGATCAAGagaatggaaataatatttaatttgtcTAGTAGAAAGTTtcgagaagaaaataaatttaaaaggaaagaatttatttccCAACCAAATGAAAATGAGCAAGAATCAAATTTAatagagagaaagataaacatttcAAAGACTGAGGCAGACACAAATTCTGTCTCCTGTGAGTCATCTAATTTAGACATTGCAACTGAAGAAAGCTTTAATAGCACAGAAGAGCTTCCTACCTGGGTTATAAAGGAGTTATCAACTCCAccacaaaaagacaagaaaaagaaattcactgaAGGAATGTCTTCAAAACTTCGCCTGAATCTTTTGAATGAAGAGCTGGAAGTGCTTgatatgaaatgcaaaaaaattgaagaggaatttGAAAGTGCAGAAAAAGAACTTTTGAACTCCAAAAAAGAAGTCTCCACAAAACCCCTAAATTTTCAAGAAGCAGAGGTGGAAACCTCCAAGACAGACTGGGAGCTTCAAGCTTTAAGAAATGACCTCTCTGAAAAAGCAACAAATGTTAAAAACTTAACTGAAGAGCTCCAGCAAGCCAAAGAGGTCATCCACAAGTTGAGCCTTGAGAACAAGGATTTAAAAGAAACTGTTAGGAAGTTAAAGCGGCAGACTGAGGTCGGAAATGCATtcctaaaagaagaaatgaaattgtattatgaattagaaatggaaaagatcCGTGGAGAGCTCACTGCCATCAAGAATGAACTGAGAACAGAGAAGACCCTACAAGCAAGAAATAACAGAGCCCTGGAGTTGCTTAGGAAACACTTTGCTTCTGTAATGCCATCAGGTACCTCTGACAACTTTATGGGGGATTtttttagaacttaa